A single region of the Oncorhynchus kisutch isolate 150728-3 linkage group LG30, Okis_V2, whole genome shotgun sequence genome encodes:
- the pi15b gene encoding peptidase inhibitor 15, with the protein MKGMCYFTNVVLFCIASGASGWLIHNSTDSTSIANFTDMNSTLNAQVSALIPKSRRKRWISQSDMLAILDYHNKVRANVFPPAANMEYMVWDEGLARSAEAWAATCLWEHGPPFLLRYLGQNLSVRTGGYRSILQLVKPWYDEVNDYMFPYPRDCNPRCPMRCSAPMCTHYTQMVWATTNRVGCAVQTCYNMVVWGAMWRQATYLVCNYSPKGNWVGEPPYRVGIPCSACPPSYGGSCSNNLCFPAITSNYMYWFK; encoded by the exons ATGAAAGGCATGTGCTATTTTACCAATGTGGTCCTGTTCTGCATAGCCAGTGGAGCAAGTGGATGGCTCATCCATAACTCGACAGATTCCACTTCAATAGCCAATTTCACCGACATGAACTCAACGTTAAACGCGCAGGTGTCTGCGCTCATCCCCAAGTCTAGACGGAAACGCTGGATTTCACAAAGTGACATGCTTGCCATCCTTGACTATCACAATAAAGTCCGAGCAAACGTCTTTCCACCTGCTGCAAATATGGAGTATATG GTGTGGGATGAAGGCCTTGCCAGATCTGCTGAAGCCTGGGCAGCCacatgtctctgggaacatggacCACCATTTCTACTGAGATACCTGGGACAGAACCTGTCGGTCAGAACAGGGGG ATATCGCTCCATTCTGCAGCTGGTCAAACCTTGGTATGACGAAGTCAATGATTACATGTTTCCATACCCTCGTGACTGCAACCCCAGGTGTCCAATGAGGTGCTCTGCACCGATGTGTACACATTACACTCAG ATGGTGTGGGCTACAACGAACAGAGTTGGCTGTGCAGTTCAAACGTGCTATAACATGGTTGTCTGGGGAGCCATGTGGAGACAAGCAACATACCTGGTCTGTAATTATTCTCCAAA GGGGAACTGGGTAGGAGAACCTCCCTACAGAGTTGGCATCCCATGTTCAGCATGCCCACCAAGCTACGGAGGCTCATGTAGTAACAACCTATGTTTCCCTGCAATAACGTCCAACTACATGTACTGGTTCAAGTAA